In Brassica rapa cultivar Chiifu-401-42 chromosome A06, CAAS_Brap_v3.01, whole genome shotgun sequence, a single window of DNA contains:
- the LOC103849055 gene encoding uncharacterized protein LOC103849055 isoform X1 codes for MASSDVVVAHSAFDVLRLGRSAQFIVGRLLRFWDSKNIKKQGEFMGITLLLLDEKNSVIHGFIPAGRSPYYRPLLKAGSVVRVSRFEVARCTNMYKITDHPFVIRFIPQTTIDEVVANAPVINVEKFMIRKFDPLQALANTNLELPDVVGQIQSVQGSDLKDAGVMSRVTVRLMIEPMVVVYLSLWDDAASKFRGLISSGDRTQSVMVVTTVNPKIFGGNLYLNSTPATKFYFDRALEAIVEFTASLNAPLGEAFPCIDNKDGIRKKEVVSIGELNKFITSSDEQTQEADFICKARVMEVLQQNGWSFISCTGCSKKLEKFGSSLRCNRCANPNVTGVIKYRVELVVDDGADNATFVVFDKEMVKLTKQDAAGLTLDEMNGGESEELPQMC; via the exons ATGGCTTCCTCCGATGTTGTTGTCGCTCACTCAGCCTTCGATGTTCTCCGCCTTGGAAGATCTGCCCAGTTCATCGTTGGTCGTCTGCTACGTTTTTGGGACTCTAAGAACATCAAGAAACAGGGTGAATTCATGGGAATCACTCTGCTCCTCCTTGATGAAAAG AACTCGGTTATACATGGATTCATTCCTGCTGGTCGCTCCCCTTATTACCGTCCGTTACTGAAAGCGGGCTCAGTCGTGAGAGTTTCGCGCTTTGAGGTTGCAAGATGTACAAATATGTACAAGATAACAGACCATCCTTTCGTGATCCGGTTCATCCCTCAGACAACCATTGATGAAGTTGTCGCTAACGCTCCCGTGATCAACGTTGAGAAATTCATGATACGCAAGTTTGACCCTCTCCAAGCTCTCGCAAACACTAATTTGGAGCTTCCCG ATGTTGTGGGGCAGATTCAATCTGTCCAAGGTTCGGACCTGAAGGACGCTGGAGTGATGAGTCGAGTTACTGTCCGTTTAATGATTGAACC GATGGTGGTCGTGTACCTCTCTTTGTGGGATGATGCTGCATCAAAGTTTAGGGGTCTCATTAGCTCAGGTGATAGGACACAGTCAGTCATGGTGGTCACAACCGTGAATCCCAAAATATTTGGAG GTAACCTGTACCTCAACTCTACCCCAGCGACGAAATTTTATTTCGACCGAGCTCTAGAAGCTATCGTGGAGTTCACGGCCAG CTTAAACGCCCCCTTGGGAGAAGCTTTTCCGTGCATCGACAACAAAGACGGCATAAGAAAGAAGGAAGTTGTCTCCATTGGAGAGCTGAACAAGTTCATTACCAGCTCTGATGAACAG ACGCAGGAAGCTGATTTCATTTGCAAGGCTCGGGTTATGGAAGTCCTGCAACAGAATGGTTGGTCTTTCATTTCTTGCACTGGCTGCAGCAAGAAGCTTGAAAAGTTTGGGAGCTCTCTCCGTTGCAACCGTTGTGCTAATCCTAACGTCACAGGAGTTATAAA GTACCGTGTTGAACTTGTCGTTGATGATGGGGCTGATAATGCCACTTTTGTGGTCTTCGACAAGGAGATGGTGAAGCTGACTAAGCAGGATGCAGCAGGCCTGACTCTAGATGAG ATGAATGGTGGTGAGAGCGAGGAACTCCCGCAAATGTGTTAG
- the LOC103849054 gene encoding uncharacterized protein LOC103849054 codes for MMMMKMIKFLLVTLIVVLSGPIPIYADKGLMIRECHNARVPTICMQCLESDPASVHADPVGIAGIVIYCLNSNLNVLTNNITKLLLKKEKDGDAIRKALEGCKKELSETMTKALPDAKKGLKTGEYDKAGQSIKHALGFPLMCGNNLQAAEFVSLTVYSQINIYAQLSDAAMRIIDRF; via the exons atgatgatgatgaagatgatcaaGTTTCTTCTGGTAACACTAATTGTGGTGCTCTCTGGCCCAATTCCGATTTACGCAGACAAGGGCCTAATGATAAGGGAATGCCACAACGCACGAGTCCCGACCATATGCATGCAATGCCTCGAATCCGACCCAGCCTCCGTCCATGCAGACCCTGTTGGGATCGCCGGCATCGTCATATACTGTCTCAACTCTAACCTCAATGTCCTTACCAA CAACATTACGAAACTGTtgttaaagaaagaaaaagatggTGATGCAATCAGGAAAGCTCTGGAGGGTTGCAAAAAGGAGTTGTCGGAGACAATGACAAAAGCACTGCCGGATGCCAAAAAGGGTCTGAAAACAGGTGAATACGACAAAGCGGGACAATCTATAAAGCATGCGCTGGGCTTTCCTCTGATGTGCGGAAACAATCTCCAAGCTGCCGAGTTCGTCTCTCTCACAGTTTATAGCCAAATCAATATCTATGCTCAACTCTCTGATGCTGCCATGAGAATAATCGATCGTTTCTAA
- the LOC103849055 gene encoding uncharacterized protein LOC103849055 isoform X2, producing the protein MASSDVVVAHSAFDVLRLGRSAQFIVGRLLRFWDSKNIKKQGEFMGITLLLLDEKNSVIHGFIPAGRSPYYRPLLKAGSVVRVSRFEVARCTNMYKITDHPFVIRFIPQTTIDEVVANAPVINVEKFMIRKFDPLQALANTNLELPDVVGQIQSVQGSDLKDAGVMSRVTVRLMIEPMVVVYLSLWDDAASKFRGLISSGDRTQSVMVVTTVNPKIFGGNLYLNSTPATKFYFDRALEAIVEFTASLNAPLGEAFPCIDNKDGIRKKEVVSIGELNKFITSSDEQTFKTTEDEYVQVEGGEASASASKNVKGEANEPSPSADGVAEGTRKSLRE; encoded by the exons ATGGCTTCCTCCGATGTTGTTGTCGCTCACTCAGCCTTCGATGTTCTCCGCCTTGGAAGATCTGCCCAGTTCATCGTTGGTCGTCTGCTACGTTTTTGGGACTCTAAGAACATCAAGAAACAGGGTGAATTCATGGGAATCACTCTGCTCCTCCTTGATGAAAAG AACTCGGTTATACATGGATTCATTCCTGCTGGTCGCTCCCCTTATTACCGTCCGTTACTGAAAGCGGGCTCAGTCGTGAGAGTTTCGCGCTTTGAGGTTGCAAGATGTACAAATATGTACAAGATAACAGACCATCCTTTCGTGATCCGGTTCATCCCTCAGACAACCATTGATGAAGTTGTCGCTAACGCTCCCGTGATCAACGTTGAGAAATTCATGATACGCAAGTTTGACCCTCTCCAAGCTCTCGCAAACACTAATTTGGAGCTTCCCG ATGTTGTGGGGCAGATTCAATCTGTCCAAGGTTCGGACCTGAAGGACGCTGGAGTGATGAGTCGAGTTACTGTCCGTTTAATGATTGAACC GATGGTGGTCGTGTACCTCTCTTTGTGGGATGATGCTGCATCAAAGTTTAGGGGTCTCATTAGCTCAGGTGATAGGACACAGTCAGTCATGGTGGTCACAACCGTGAATCCCAAAATATTTGGAG GTAACCTGTACCTCAACTCTACCCCAGCGACGAAATTTTATTTCGACCGAGCTCTAGAAGCTATCGTGGAGTTCACGGCCAG CTTAAACGCCCCCTTGGGAGAAGCTTTTCCGTGCATCGACAACAAAGACGGCATAAGAAAGAAGGAAGTTGTCTCCATTGGAGAGCTGAACAAGTTCATTACCAGCTCTGATGAACAG ACGTTTAAGACCACTGAAGATGAATATGTTCAGGTTGAAGGTGGTGAAGCGTCGGCATCTGCCAGCAAGAATGTCAAAGGTGAAGCTAATGAACCAAGTCCATCTGCTGATGGAGTCGCAGAAGGGACCCGTAAAAGCCTCCGTGAGTGA
- the LOC103849056 gene encoding nucleolar protein 56, which translates to MAMYLLYESSSGYGLFEAHGLDEIGQNTEAVRSSVSDLSRFGRVVQLTAFHPFESALDALNQVNAVSEGVMTDELRSFLELNLPKVKEGKKPKFSLGTSEPKLGSHILEATKIPCQSNEFVLELLRGVRLHFDRFIKDLKPGDLEKSQLGLAHSYSRAKVKFNVNRVDNMVIQAIFLLDTLDKDINSFAMRVREWYSWHFPELVKIVNDNYLYARVSKMIDDKSKLTEDHIPMLTEVLGDEDKAKEVVEAGKASMGQDLSPLDLINVQTFAQKVMDLADYRKKLYDYLVSKMSDIAPNLAALIGEMVGARLISHAGSLTNLAKCPSSTLQILGAEKALFRALKTRGNTPKYGLIFHSSFIGRASAKNKGRIARYLANKCSIASRIDCFADGATTAFGEKLREQVEERLDFYDKGVAPRKNVDVMKEVIENLQNKDEEGEEAVEASGKKSKKKKAKGEEEEEAVDEEKSEKKKKKEKRKMETVEEKKKKKSKSAGGDEETDDGHSKKKSKKKKKSKSEDDDE; encoded by the exons ATGGCTATGTATCTTCTCTACGAGTCTTCTTCTGGCTATGGCCTCTTCGAGGCGCACGGTCTTGATGAGATTGGGCAGAACACTGAGGCCGTCCGTAGCTCAGTCTCCGACCTCAGTCGCTTTGGCCGTGTTGTCCAGCTCACAGCATTTCACCCCTTTGAGTCTGCTCTCGATGCCCTAAACCAAGTTAACGCCGTCTCTGAag GGGTAATGACTGACGAGCTTAGAAGTTTCCTGGAGTTGAATCTTCCTAAAGTCAAAGAAGGCAAGAAACCCAAGTTCAGCTTAGGAACCTCTGAGCCTAAACTCGGTTCCCACATTTTGGAAGCCACCAAAATCCCCTGCCAGAGCAATGAGTTCGTTCTTGAGCTTCTCCGTGGTGTGCGTCTCCATTTTGACAGGTTCATCAAGGACCTCAAG CCTGGTGATCTGGAAAAATCTCAACTTGGGTTAGCTCACAGCTACAGCAGAGCAAAGGTCAAGTTCAATGTTAACCGAGTGGATAACATGGTTATTCAGGCCATTTTTCTCCTTGACACCCTTGATAAGGATATCAATTCCTTTGCCATGAGAGTCAG GGAATGGTATTCGTGGCACTTCCCCGAGCTAGTGAAGATTGTTAATGACAATTATCTTTACGCCCGTGTTTCAAAGATGATTGATGACAAGTCAAAGTTGACTGAAGACCACATCCCTATGCTTACTGAAGTCCTAGGAGATGAAGATAAAGCCAAGGAGGTCGTCGAAGCTGGGAAAGCATCCATGG GCCAGGATTTATCACCGCTTGACTTGATCAACGTACAAACCTTTGCTCAGAAAGTTATGGACCTCGCTGACTACAGAAAGAAGCTCTACGATTACCTTGTTTCTAAGATGAGCGACATTGCCCCTAATCTGGCGGCCTTGATTGGAGAAATGGTCGGTGCCCGTCTGATTTCACATGCTGGAAGTCTCACTAACCTTGCCAAATGCCCATCTTCCACCCTCCAGATTCTTGGAGCTGAGAAGGCTCTTTTTAG GGCTCTTAAAACACGAGGAAACACACCCAAGTATGGGTTGATTTTCCATTCGTCCTTCATTGGGCGAGCATCTGCTAAGAACAAGGGACGTATCGCTCGTTATCTTGCAAACAAGTGCTCTATAGCGTCCCGTATTGATTGTTTCGCTG ATGGCGCAACAACCGCATTTGGTGAGAAGCTTCGGGAACAAGTAGAGGAAAGGCTGGACTTTTATGACAAAGGTGTTGCCCCACGTAAGAACGTGGATGTCATGAAGGAGGTGATTGAGAATCTCCAAAACAAAG ATGAGGAAGGGGAGGAGGCAGTGGAGGCCTCAGGAAAGaaaagcaagaagaagaaggcaaagggtgaagaagaagaggaggcaGTGGATGAGGAGAAGTcggagaaaaagaagaagaaagagaagaggaaGATGGAGACAgtagaggagaagaagaaaaagaagagtaaGTCTGCTGGAGGAGACGAGGAGACTGATGATGGTCACAGCAAGAAgaaatcgaagaagaagaagaagtcaaaGAGTGAGGATGACGACGAGTAG
- the LOC103849053 gene encoding WD repeat-containing protein 11 has protein sequence MAAAKPSPTDTWDATLPGPPSRNNFGSSDLSASGLLAFASGSSVSVVDSRSLQLVSTIPLPPPPGALSPFVTSVRWIPLPLPRDLLSSEPSASHLLLAVADRHGRVALVDFHLRSVVVWLNPSSDPKLGVQDLCWVQARRDTHVLASISGSSFLSIYTNDGVFWKYDSGSEFLSCLRRDPYDSRHFCVLGLKGFLLSIKVLGDTENDVVIQEMQINTDSTDLLRLEREAATNGNGNGNSSPASAAFPLYFARFAFSPHWKNILFVTFPRELLVFDLQYETPLSSTPLPRGCAKFMDVLPDPNKELLYCAHLDGRLSIWRRQQGEQVHVMCTMEEFLPSIGMSIPSPSALAILLSQSDSTMQTITKLHPDGTSSVDFDNPFDFYDESLLVSKTTFISLSDDGKIWKWVLSAEGVEDVLKNVSDLNIGSEAAHPEALEKKDPSDLDEGLVVATTSRSRGHISTSSFGKSDLSFKISLDGQLQLLSSTVSTLAVPSPSLTATLARGGNIPAAAIPLVALGTQNGTIDVVDVSTNAVAASTSVHTGVVRGLRWLGNSRLVSFSYSQVNDKSRGYINKLVVTCLRSGLNKPFRDLQKPERTPIRALRTSSSGRYLLILFRDAPVEVWAMTKHPVMLRSLALPFTVVEWTLPAVPRPVQSGPSKQFQPSSEGVTASADSKSDGSHEETVESFAFALVNGALGVFEVQGRRIRDFRPKWPSTSFVPSDGLVTAMAYRLPHVVMGDRSGNIRWWDVTTGQSSAFNSHRDGVRRIKFSPVVAGDRSRGRVAVLFNDNTFSVYDLDSPDPVAQSLLQPQIPGTLVLELDWLPLRTDKNDPLVLCIAGADSTFRLVEVIVNEKKGSFVPQSKSVKERFRPMPMYSPILLPVPHALALRMILQLGVKPSWFNTCSTSLEKRPHLIRGMASSSKDLRSYMIQLPPLGDPVVPEMLLKILEPYRKEGCLLDDERAKIYADVVKKGYAARFAFAAAVFGETSEAYFWLQLPRAIRHLMNKLMRKSPQKFPSPASASGVDEASMPSKISFTGSSAPEARKIDSMCDGSLRLMAFEREELWTRANERLPWHEKLEGEDCIQKQVHELISVGNLEAAVSLLLTSAPDSPYFYPNALRAVALSSAVSKSLLDLALKVVAANMVRTDNSLTGTHLLCAVGRHQEACSQLQDSGRWTDAATLAATHLEGSDYARVLQRWADHVLHAEHNVWRALILYVAAGSLQEALAALKEVQQPDTVAMFVLACNEIHSEIVNELSSQDEESTGELGTVMTDLPGLEPEKEEVAAVCEYFQQYQRKLVHLCMDSQPYAD, from the exons ATGGCAGCAGCGAAGCCGTCGCCAACGGACACGTGGGATGCGACGCTCCCAGGTCCTCCGAGCCGCAACAACTTCGGATCCTCCGATCTCAGCGCCTCCGGTCTCTTGGCCTTCGCTTCTGGCTCCTCCGTCTCCGTCGTTGACTCTCGCTCCCTCCAGCTCGTCTCCACCATCCCTCTCCCTCCTCCTCCCGGCGCCCTCTCCCCCTTCGTCACCTCCGTCCGCTGGATCCCTCTCCCCCTCCCCCGCGATCTCCTCTCCTCCGAGCCCTCCGCCTCCCACCTTCTCCTCGCCGTCGCCGACCGCCACGGCCGTGTCGCCCTCGTTGACTTCCATCTTCGCTCCGTCGTCGTCTGGCTTAATCCCTCCTCCGATCCCAAGCTTGGCGTCCAGGACCTCTGCTGGGTCCAGGCCCGCCGTGATACCCATGTCCTCGCCTCCATTTCCGGCTCTTCCTTTCTCTCTATCTACACCAACGACGGCGTTTTCTGGAAGTACGACTCCGGCTCCGAGTTTCTCTCCTGCCTCCGCCGCGATCCCTATGATTCTCGCCATTTCTGCGTCCTTGGCCTCAAGGGATTCCTCTTGTCCATCAAGGTTCTCGGCGACACTGAGAATGACGTCGTCATCCAGGAGATGCAGATCAACACGGATTCCACTGACCTTCTCAGGCTCGAAAGAGAGGCCGCCACCAATGGCAATGGCAATGGCAATTCCTCCCCTGCTTCCGCTGCCTTTCCTCTCTACTTTGCCAGATTTGCCTTCTCCCCACACTGGAAGAACATACTCTTCGTGACCTTCCCCAGGGAGCTCTTGGTGTTTGATCTCCAGTACGAGACGCCTCTCTCCTCCACCCCCTTACCTCGCGGTTGTGCCAAGTTTATGGATGTCTTGCCGGATCCCAACAAGGAGTTGCTTTATTGTGCTCACCTCGATGGCAGGCTCAGCATTTGGCGTCGCCAACA AGGAGAACAGGTGCATGTCATGTGTACCATGGAAGAGTTTTTGCCATCTATTGGAATGTCCATCCCTTCTCCCTCAGCTCTGGCTATTCTCCTCAGTCAATCGGATTCCACCATGCAAACTATTACAAAACTTCACCCCGATGGAACTTCCTCTGTGGATTTTGATAACCCATTTGACTTTTACGACGAAAGCCTTCTTGTCTCTAAGACAACTTTTATCTCCCTTTCTGATGACGGTAAAATATGGAAGTGGGTCTTAAGCGCTGAAGGAGTTGAAGATGTTCTGAAAAATGTGTCAGACTTGAACATTGGCTCTGAAGCAGCACATCCTGAAGCACTAGAGAAAAAAGATCCCTCAGATCTGGATGAGGGACTAGTTGTTGCAACTACAAGTCGAAGCAGAGGCCACATATCAACTTCCTCCTTTGGCAAATCAGACCTATCATTTAAG ATCAGCCTGGATGGACAGCTTCAGCTTCTTTCTTCCACAGTCTCTACACTTGCTgttccatctccttctcttaCAGCAACCCTAGCGA GAGGCGGTAACATTCCTGCAGCAGCTATTCCTCTGGTTGCTTTGGGAACTCAGAACGGAACAATCGATGTTGTTGATGTATCGACAAATGCTGTTGCTGCAAGCACGTCGGTTCATACGGGAGTAGTTAGGGGACTTCGGTGGCTTGGAAACTCAAGAttagtttcattttcttatagTCAG GTGAATGACAAAAGCAGAGGCTACATAAATAAGCTTGTTGTTACCTGCCTTAGGAGTGGGTTGAATAAACCATTTCGGGATTTACAAAAGCCAGAGCGAACTCCCATAAGAGCTCTTAGAACTTCTTCTTCCGGAAG GTATCTTTTAATTCTATTCCGTGATGCTCCTGTAGAAGTTTGGGCAATGACGAAGCATCCAGTCATG CTTAGATCATTAGCTCTTCCTTTTACCGTCGTAGAATGGACGCTTCCAGCAGTTCCACGCCCAGTTCAAAGCGGTCCGTCCAAGCAATTTCAGCCATCATCTGAAGGAGTAACTGCTTCAGCGGACTCTA AGTCGGATGGGTCGCATGAGGAAACTGTAGAGAGTTTTGCATTTGCACTGGTAAACGGTGCCCTTGGAGTATTTGAAGTCCAAGGACGTAGGATTCGAGATTTCAG ACCAAAGTGGCCATCTACTTCATTTGTTCCTTCAGATGGACTGGTCACCGCCATGGCTTATCGCTTGCCTCACGTG GTTATGGGAGATAGATCAGGAAACATAAGATGGTGGGATGTAACAACTGGACAGTCATCTGCATTTAATAGTCACAGAGACGGAGTACGTAGAATCAAATTCTCACCTGTTGTTGCTGGAGATCGCAGCCGAGGGCGTGTAGCTGTGCTATTTAATGACAATACATTCTCTGTATATGATCTT GATTCACCAGATCCGGTAGCCCAGTCGCTTCTGCAGCCCCAGATTCCTGGCACCCTTGTACTGGAACTTGATTGGTTGCCTCTGAGAACTGATAAAAATGATCCACTCGTTCTATGCATTGCTGGAGCTGATAGCACCTTCCGACTCGTTGAGGTTATAGT AAATGAAAAGAAGGGTAGCTTTGTGCCCCAGTCTAAATCTGTAAAGGAGAGATTCCGCCCTATGCCTATGTACTCCCCTATCCTACTTCCTGTACCCCATGCGCTG GCACTACGGATGATCTTACAGTTGGGAGTGAAACCATCTTGGTTTAATACTTGTAGCACCAGTTTGGAGAAAAGGCCTCATTTGATCCGTGGAATGGCTTCATCCTCTAAAGATCTTCGGAGCTACATGATTCAGTTACCACCTTTAGGAGACCCTGTAGTGCCAGAGATGCTACTGAAGATACTAGAACCCTATCGGAAAGAAG GTTGCTTATTGGATGATGAGAGAGCAAAAATCTATGCTGATGTGGTCAAGAAAGGTTATGCTGCAAGATTTGCTTTTGCGGCTGCAGTTTTTGGTGAAACCTCCGAAGCTTATTTCTGGTTGCAACTGCCTCGGGCCATTCGCCATCTGATGAACAAGCTGATGAGAAAGTCTCCGCAGAAATTTCCTTCCCCTGCTTCGGCCTCAGGAGTTGATGAAGCATCAATGCCGAGTAAAATATCATTTACTGGTTCATCGGCACCTGAAGCCAGGAAGATAGATTCTATG TGCGATGGTTCACTTAGACTAATGGCTTTTGAGCGAGAAGAATTATGGACACGTGCCAATGAACGTCTTCCTTGGCATGAAAAATTGGAGGGAGAAGATTGCATTCAGAAACAAGTACACGA GCTGATATCAGTTGGAAATTTGGAAGCAGCTGTTAGTTTGTTGCTTACTTCTGCTCCAGATTCTCCATACTTCTATCCAAATGCTCTCCGAGCCGTTGCACTCTCTTCAGCTGTGTCTAAATCTCTTCTCGACCTTGCACTGAAG GTTGTTGCAGCCAACATGGTAAGGACGGACAATTCGCTCACTGGCACTCATCTTCTATGCGCGGTTGGAAGACATCAAGAAGCTTGTTCACAG CTACAAGATTCTGGGCGATGGACAGATGCTGCTACCTTGGCTGCCACACATTTAGAAGGATCGGATTATGCCAG GGTATTGCAGAGGTGGGCTGATCATGTTCTCCACGCGGAGCACAATGTGTGGAG GGCACTTATCTTATATGTGGCCGCTGGTTCCCTGCAAGAGGCGCTTGCAGCTCTCAAGGAGGTGCAACAGCCGGACACAGTAGCCATGTTTGTGCTGGCCTGTAACGAGATCCATTCAGAAATCGTAAACGAGCTATCAAGCCAAGACGAAGAGTCTACTGGGGAATTAGGCACAGTAATGACGGATCTGCCAGGTCTAGAACCAGAGAAGGAAGAAGTAGCAGCGGTTTGCGAATACTTTCAGCAGTACCAGAGAAAGTTGGTGCACTTGTGCATGGACTCACAGCCCTACGCAGACTGA
- the LOC103849057 gene encoding LOW QUALITY PROTEIN: protein LAZ1 (The sequence of the model RefSeq protein was modified relative to this genomic sequence to represent the inferred CDS: deleted 3 bases in 2 codons), whose amino-acid sequence MYCFGRYLVACLGGEGRTIEFMQRQGRKSFKTPLLLDHNDDKGTIKHPFPMNLFLKPWRLSHWFYQVVKFGIVQYMIIKSLTALTALILELEAFGVYCEGGFKWDCGYPYLAVVLNFSQSWALYCLVQFYGATKDELAHIKPLAKFLTFKSIVFLTWWQGVANIALLSSLGLFKSSIAQSLQLKTSVQDFIICIEMGIASVVHLYVFPAKPYGLLGDRFTGSVSVLGDYASVDCPIDPDEIRDSERRTKVRLPHPDVDIRSCMTIKESMRHVFVGGDEYIVKAVRFTVTQAVETMEKSITKFNEKLHKISQNIKKHDKDKRRVKDDSCMSSSSSSRRVIPGIDDPLLNGSFSDSGVTRTKKHRRKSGYTSGESGGESSSDQAYSGFEVRGHRWITKD is encoded by the exons ATGTACTGTTTTGGTCGTTACCTTGTTGCCTGCTTAG GTGGGGAAGGTAGGACCATTGAGTTTATGCAACGACAAGGCCGCAAGAGCTTTAAGACTCCCCTCTTACTAGATCACAACGATGATAAGGGAACTATTAAACATCCTTTCCCTATGAATCTTTTCTTAAAACCCTGGAGGCTCAGTCACTGGTTCTATCAAGTTGTTAAGTTTGGTATCGTTCAATAT ATGATTATAAAGTCTCTCACTGCCCTCACTGCCCTCATTCTTGAA CTTGAAGCCTTCGGTGTCTACTGTGAAGGAGGGTTTAAATGGGATTGTGG GTACCCTTACTTGGCAGTTGTTCTAAATTTTAGCCAGTCATGGGCATTATACTGTCTGGTTCAGTTCTATGGTGCAACAAAAGATGAGCTTGCGCACATAAAGCCCCTTGCCAAGTTTCTAACATTCAAGTCAATCGTGTTCTTGACTTGGTGGCAAGGTGTTGCCAATATTGCTCTTCTCTCTTCCCTCGGTTTGTTCAAAAGTTCCATTGCACAGAGCTTGCAGCTGAAGACTAGTGTTCAAGATTTCATCATTTGCATTGAG ATGGGTATTGCTTCGGTTGTTCACCTGTATGTCTTCCCAGCAAAACCCTACGGTCTACTGGGAGATCGCTTTACTGGATCGGTATCAGTTCTGGGGGACTATGCATCGGTCGACTGTCCTATTGATCCAGATGAGATTAGAGACAGTGAGAGACGAACAAAGGTCCGCCTGCCACATCCTGACGTTGATATCAGAAGTTGTATGACCATCAAAGAAAGCATGAGACATGTGTTCGTTGGTGGAGATGAATAC ATTGTGAAAGCCGTGAGGTTCACAGTGACTCAAGCAGTA GAGACTATGGAGAAGAGCATAACAAAGTTCAATGAGAAACTGCACAAGATCTCGCAGAACATAAAGAAACACGATAAGGACAAGAGAAGAGTAAAAGATGACAGTTGcatgtcatcatcatcatctagtCGGCGAGTGATTCCCGGGATCGATGATCCGCTTTTGAATGGGAGTTTTAGTGACAGTGGAGTTACAAGGACTAAGAAGCACAGGCGAAAGTCAGGGTACACGAGTGGGGAAAGCGGGGGAGAGAGCAGTAGTGATCAAGCTTATAGTGGATTTGAAGTAAGGGGTCATAGATGGATCACAAAAGACTAA
- the LOC103849055 gene encoding uncharacterized protein LOC103849055 isoform X3: protein MASSDVVVAHSAFDVLRLGRSAQFIVGRLLRFWDSKNIKKQGEFMGITLLLLDEKNSVIHGFIPAGRSPYYRPLLKAGSVVRVSRFEVARCTNMYKITDHPFVIRFIPQTTIDEVVANAPVINVEKFMIRKFDPLQALANTNLELPDVVGQIQSVQGSDLKDAGVMSRVTVRLMIEPMVVVYLSLWDDAASKFRGLISSGDRTQSVMVVTTVNPKIFGGNLYLNSTPATKFYFDRALEAIVEFTASLNAPLGEAFPCIDNKDGIRKKEVVSIGELNKFITSSDEQVEGGEASASASKNVKGEANEPSPSADGVAEGTRKSLRE from the exons ATGGCTTCCTCCGATGTTGTTGTCGCTCACTCAGCCTTCGATGTTCTCCGCCTTGGAAGATCTGCCCAGTTCATCGTTGGTCGTCTGCTACGTTTTTGGGACTCTAAGAACATCAAGAAACAGGGTGAATTCATGGGAATCACTCTGCTCCTCCTTGATGAAAAG AACTCGGTTATACATGGATTCATTCCTGCTGGTCGCTCCCCTTATTACCGTCCGTTACTGAAAGCGGGCTCAGTCGTGAGAGTTTCGCGCTTTGAGGTTGCAAGATGTACAAATATGTACAAGATAACAGACCATCCTTTCGTGATCCGGTTCATCCCTCAGACAACCATTGATGAAGTTGTCGCTAACGCTCCCGTGATCAACGTTGAGAAATTCATGATACGCAAGTTTGACCCTCTCCAAGCTCTCGCAAACACTAATTTGGAGCTTCCCG ATGTTGTGGGGCAGATTCAATCTGTCCAAGGTTCGGACCTGAAGGACGCTGGAGTGATGAGTCGAGTTACTGTCCGTTTAATGATTGAACC GATGGTGGTCGTGTACCTCTCTTTGTGGGATGATGCTGCATCAAAGTTTAGGGGTCTCATTAGCTCAGGTGATAGGACACAGTCAGTCATGGTGGTCACAACCGTGAATCCCAAAATATTTGGAG GTAACCTGTACCTCAACTCTACCCCAGCGACGAAATTTTATTTCGACCGAGCTCTAGAAGCTATCGTGGAGTTCACGGCCAG CTTAAACGCCCCCTTGGGAGAAGCTTTTCCGTGCATCGACAACAAAGACGGCATAAGAAAGAAGGAAGTTGTCTCCATTGGAGAGCTGAACAAGTTCATTACCAGCTCTGATGAACAG GTTGAAGGTGGTGAAGCGTCGGCATCTGCCAGCAAGAATGTCAAAGGTGAAGCTAATGAACCAAGTCCATCTGCTGATGGAGTCGCAGAAGGGACCCGTAAAAGCCTCCGTGAGTGA